The DNA sequence TTTGTGATATTAACTGTacctgtttttgtatttttgtgtattTTCTGGATATCCTTTCAATaaattatcttttaaaagaaataatctggaattaaaagtctaacgatgaccatgaaaccattgtcgactgtcgtaaaaaccatctggttcgctaatgtcctttaggggaggaaatctgccgtccttacccggtctggcctacaggtgactccagacccacagcaatgtggttggctcttaattggcctcagggatggacaataaacgctggcccagcccagccatgaacgaataaagatctCTCACTGGCAGACCCCGAACTGTCTGGGATTGTTGGCTGTCCATTGGATTGTTACTAGGAGAGGTCAGTTGTAAAAAGTgtttctgtgtttagtttgtgaCGAGGGGCGTGCGTCAGTCTGGATTAATTTCTTTACCCTGGTGGTGAATTCAAATGCTCAAAGGCAGAACCAGTGAAATATTGATACATGAATCTTTATTTAAAATCAAAATGCACAGATGAGGCATATTTTATCCTTATATAAATATATAAAAATAACTTAATAAATTAACACGATTAATACATTCTCACAATTCAGCTTGAACATGCAACCTGACATTAATTCATTTGCTGAGGTCGAATGTGCTTACTTCCAACTTTCCATTACTTTCCCGATCGTGGCAACTCAGAGTGCAGTTTGGGAGCTCGGTAAGATCGCTCGCAGAACCCCCTCCCCATCCTAACAAAGCTCTGACCGCTGGGGCACGCTGTTACACCGAGCGAATCATGCTGGGCCAGTATCGGGATTGCGCCGCCCCACCAGCCTGAGGAGTTGCGGTTTGTACTGAACAACTATCAAAACTATTCAAAGAATTATTAGAATGCGGCTGATCCAATATTGCGGTTAATTGATTGTTGGCAAGCTGGCACCGGCCGGGTGAATTGGAACCGCTGTCACTGCTCCCGCGGCTGTCTGCCAGTCAtggaagaaatggcagaggaagcaATCCTCAAATTCAGCCAACCACAgtcttaacaccccccccccaacccccccccacccccccccccccacccaccccccccccccccccccccgatttccacAAAAAATGCAAAGCCACAAGGAGCTCAATCAAAGCAAATATTCAAATATTTCAGCGCAAGCTAACACAGGCGAGGTACCATCAAGTTCCaccttgcctctgacatagtcagtaCTTTGGTCATCTGCTACACTCAGAACTGGTTACTTTTCCACAGCCCCTGCCGTGTCCAAACAAAAACCCAGTTTACACCAAGCTCGCTTCTCTGTCCTGTTCCTGGATGATTGGCGTGCATCCAGCACATTCGCAAGTCGCGCCCCATTTCCCTATTTCATTCATAGAATGTTATGTCGTCATTCTGTAAGCTGCACGGGagaatcatggaataaacagtgcagaaggaggtcattcggcccatcgaatctccaccggcccttggtgcaccctacttaagcccacacctccaccccttaactcagtaactccacctaaccttttttttggacgctaagggcaatttagcatggccagtccacctaacctgcacaccttcggactgtgggaggaaaccggagcacccggaggaaacccacgcagacacggggagaacgtgcaggctccgcacagacagtgacctaaagccgggaatcgaagctgggaccctggagcggcgctgcaactgtgctaaccactgtgctaccatgtcggcaatgtggagaagacacagggagcCCCTCGCTCAGTGCTTACCCTGAGAAGCCACCACTCCAAGGGAACGGCTTGCTGTGTCTTTGACCACTGCACACACACACCGTTAGCCAGTGGGAGACCTCACAGCAGCTGAGAACCACAAACAGCAAGATCCCAAATATTGCAAACGCATACCTTTGCTTTGCCTAATCTGGATTAAAAAGAGATCTGACTTTGAAAGGTGTTGGACAGGTGAAGATCCATTCTGTAAATAGAGGGATTATCTCCAGAAGAGgacggagcacaggcagtgctcccaGAATGAATATTGGATCAGGACCCCAGCTCTTTCCCACTGGGTCAGAGAAAGGCACCAGAGCTGATTCTAACACAGGTTATATCAGACTGAGGGAAATGATTCCCCACAGTCACCATCTGTCACAATAATTTGGGTGTGGAGAGAGCGAAGAAAGCATCCTGCCTCCACCCGGGTTAACCTAATACACCGAGGATTTAACATTGCTTGAATATTTTTCCGGGTATGacattttcagggagtttccttatCGTACGGGGGAATAAAAGATTTGGAAAACACCAGCATCCCAACAACTGGAGTTTATGGAACATTTACCTCTCTGACTGAGTATAAGTCTCCTGAGGGGCCAAGTCCATCAGGAGGTTTATTTCTGTCAAAACCTGTTaatctgggggtgggtggggtgggaggggggagggggagtgtgtacaagCTAGTGCCTCAAAACAATACTGATGACTTTCTGATGGCCCTTGATTTGGATGCTCTCCTTACTCGCTCTGAACTGGGGATTAACAATAATAAAGAGCATATTCAGTTGGGCTTTGCTTAAAATGGTTGgggctatgttaatctctttaaacaGTCACAACATCCGGGCGGACACAGACACAAGCGACAGGCACCATCATCTTCTCTGCATGGAAGGTGACCTTGCAATCAGGTTCATGTTTCCTCTTCAGAATAATCATATCCTGTCGGACAAGGTGCGTGTTGAGACTGAGATCTTGTAACCCTCTGCTGTTCAGGCAGTGCTGACTCACGCATTCAGCTTTAAAGATGGAGCGAGGGTAGCGATTGTCGTCATAGTCCTCCCTGAAACAAGAGAAAGGAAAGGGTGAATAGTAAAACAACGCATTGGCAGATTCTCTGCTTCGTTTGCTGGTCAGAGCCGTCCGGGGGCGGAATGCCAGTTACACGGCTTAATTTGGCACCTCCTGAATGGAAAGGGGCTACTTATCACAACCCCACACTGACAAGAGAATGAGGCCAGCAACACCCAGACAGCAAGGAACCTTAAACACAAACAATTGCCCGTCAGTGGCACAGCATGATGGAGCAGTGAGATGGAAAGAGGCAGTTAGGCAGCGATACCGTCATGAGAGGTGGGATAAGGGTGAGGGTAAACAGCTTTGATGGGGGAGGTGGCATTTTGAGAATAGGATAGAGGCGAGGGAAACAGGTTGAACTTACTTGTAAATCCAGGGGGACAGGGAGCGATTATTGAAGCCACCATTATAGGTTTTCCAGTGGTGTGGCACAGGGGGAAATAGCAGTTTGATGTTCTCCGAGTCCAGCACGTATCTTGTGGCTCTCTTCAAACATGGACGTTCCGTCTTTGATTCCCTATACCTCCCTTTTGCTGCAGAGGTGGTGGCTGCCAGGATGGTGAGCACAACGATGCACACCACTGCAGAGACCTGAAGAAAACCAGACCTTTGTTAAAGAAAGCATCAATCATTGGGAATGAATTCACCTTCAGCACATCTAGCCTGACCAGGGCGTCTGCCTCAGTTTGTCATCTCTGAGATCACACGTTGCTCAAGTCTTGCCTTGTGAATTATTGGAGGAAACGATCCTTCAGGATATCCACTATTTTGTGCTCGTCTTTTAGCATTGGCTCGGTTTCCACCTTTTACAGATCTTACCTCCTCGCTCACTGCCCACTTTGTTAACCAGaaaacaaaaggaggccatttggcccatcacatggTAGCTCCTTTGTCCCTATTCTTTctttataggggcagcacggtagcattgtggatagcacaattgcttcactgctccagggtcccaggttcgattccggcttgggtcactgtctgtgcggagtctgcacgttctccccgtgtctgcgtgggtttcctccgggagctccggtttcttcccacagtccaaagatgtgcaggttaggtggattggccatgataaattgcccttagtgtccaaaattgcccttggtgttgggtggggttactgggttatggggataggggggaggtgttgaccttgggtagggtgctctttccaagagccggtgcagactcgatgggccaaatggcctccttctgcactgtaaattctatgataatctatgatatcactGGAATTCTTTTCCTTTTGAAAGTCATGGGCATTGAACT is a window from the Scyliorhinus torazame isolate Kashiwa2021f chromosome 1, sScyTor2.1, whole genome shotgun sequence genome containing:
- the LOC140411822 gene encoding interleukin-17F-like, which translates into the protein MLCKFRPRSLMVSAVVCIVVLTILAATTSAAKGRYRESKTERPCLKRATRYVLDSENIKLLFPPVPHHWKTYNGGFNNRSLSPWIYKEDYDDNRYPRSIFKAECVSQHCLNSRGLQDLSLNTHLVRQDMIILKRKHEPDCKVTFHAEKMMVPVACVCVRPDVVTV